One genomic window of Paenibacillus xylanilyticus includes the following:
- a CDS encoding HAD family hydrolase: protein MILSKDQTQKAIFFDVDDTLYDHLQPLRGALQKVLGLDDDFPYAEVYHRFRYYSDWLSDQEGLSAVPEAEAVERMRRRRFELTMKEFGVPLIEGQAETLQAQYLSRQFQIQPFDGAYDLIRSLMADGHLVGLITNGEGEHQRRKLEALNVFDLVPEERIFISGTLGYAKPDRQLFEHVNKQTGTDARFSYYVGDSWRNDVVGAVNAGWNVIWFNHRNALPESNHQPHHVARDYNEITRILTSELVLQ, encoded by the coding sequence ATTATTTTATCCAAAGACCAAACTCAGAAAGCGATATTTTTTGATGTGGATGATACATTGTATGACCACTTGCAGCCGCTCAGAGGAGCACTGCAGAAGGTTCTTGGTCTAGACGATGATTTTCCATATGCCGAGGTTTATCACCGATTCCGCTACTACAGCGACTGGTTGTCTGATCAGGAGGGTCTCTCTGCCGTTCCGGAAGCCGAAGCCGTGGAACGGATGCGTAGACGCAGATTTGAACTCACGATGAAGGAGTTCGGGGTACCCTTAATTGAAGGACAGGCTGAAACACTGCAAGCACAGTATCTGAGCAGACAGTTTCAGATTCAGCCATTTGATGGTGCTTATGATCTGATAAGGAGCCTTATGGCAGACGGACACCTTGTAGGACTTATTACGAATGGTGAGGGGGAACATCAGAGACGCAAGCTCGAAGCACTGAATGTGTTTGACCTCGTCCCGGAGGAGCGAATCTTCATCTCGGGAACCCTCGGGTATGCCAAGCCGGATCGGCAATTGTTTGAACATGTAAATAAACAGACAGGCACGGATGCACGCTTCAGTTATTATGTCGGGGACTCATGGCGTAATGACGTAGTAGGTGCGGTAAACGCCGGATGGAATGTCATCTGGTTCAACCATCGGAATGCACTGCCAGAATCGAACCATCAGCCTCATCACGTGGCACGAGATTATAATGAAATAACTCGAATTCTTACATCCGAGTTGGTTCTACAATAA